Genomic window (Zingiber officinale cultivar Zhangliang chromosome 2B, Zo_v1.1, whole genome shotgun sequence):
CCAGGAACAAGAAAaaccaattaaaacttctctATTACCATCAGAGATATCAAATACAGAAGCTCCTCTATCCCTTTCTAGTGGAAGTATATCTCCAGTTGGTCCAGCTCTCAGTGAATCTATTGCAATTATATTTCAGGCGGTTATAAGGGGAAATTTGGTACATCCTTCATATTTCTGAGCCTACATTATTCTAGAAATTACATCTAGCTTCTCTTAATTTTCACGATAAATTTAGGCCAGGGAAGAGGTACATAAACTCAAATGCATTGTCAAGTTGCAAGCAATTGTACGTGGATACCTGGTGAGGAGGCAAGCTATTGGAACTTTGCAGTGTATCCAGGCCATCATCAGAATGCAAACACTTGTACGGGCTCGTCATACTCGCCAACTATTTGGGAAGTCAAGGCCAAATGATACTAGGAAGTTCCTGGTAGGTATCAGATATCTATCAAGTTTTATTGATGTTACTATGTTAGTGAAATCTTTATGGATACTGGAACAACCAAAATGCTTCAAATACTTGTAAACTTTATGCAAGTTGATTTCATTTCTCAATTTGATGAGCACAATTATTGCGTTAGGATGACTATTTTCTTACTTAGAACTCAATAGCAAGATAAAATATGGTTTGAACACATGGCCTTTCAATGCTGTGCAATGCTTTAGTGTTGTCTATTTCTCGTGAACTTTGGCTGTCCTTGCATTGTCAACTGAGCCATAGCTGTCTGTGACAAATATTCCTTTTCCTAATACTGTAATGTAGTTCATAAAGTTTGGAATTGTTACTAATATGTTGTAACAACATACTCATGCTTTGAGCTTTAATTGGAATAATCTCGTCATGCTGATTTTATCTTAGGGGAAGGGAGATTCTTTCAATAAACCAGGCAGATCAGCCATCAATAAATTACTTACTAATGGCCTTGCTCATCAGGTAATGGTTGTGGTTTTTTTCACTTCTTCATATAGTGGATACATTTCTTAGTCCAATCTTCTATAAATGACTTGCATCTTTTAATTCTTCAAGCTTTTGGAGactacaccaaggaagaaaacaatcCACATCAAATGTGATCCATCAGAGTCTGATTCAGTTTGGAAGTGGTTGAAGAGATGGACGGCTATAGCTTCATCAGCAAACCAACAACCTGTGAAAAGCTTCGGCATTGGCCATCAGGTGCTAGAAGGGAAAACTAATGTCGCAGAGGGTATACCAAAAAAAGCATTTTCTAATGCAGCTTTGTCAGTTTTGTCTGAACCAGTGTTGCCTCCAACCAAATTGATGATGGCAGATGATGATGAACAATATTTAATGATTGGAGACGCGGATGGCCTTCAATGTCAGACTTCTGTAAATTCACAATCTAATTCGTTCAACTTTGGTGAGGCAGACAAATTGCAACCTGGAAATGATATTTTGGACACTACCGTTCAAGACTACGCTAAGCCTAAGGTTGTTAATGATGAGAGGTTGGATTGCATAGATGATACGAAACAAGCGCAGCCAAATAAAAATTCTGGATTAACAGGTGAAAAATCACCTGTTAGGAAAGACTGCTTCAACCATGATACTGAAAAGGCATCCTCTGAAATGCTGGAGGATGGCGGGAAGAAAATTGCTGTTAGTTCAAGAAAACAATGCAACCCAGCATTTGTTGCAGCTCAGTCAAAGCTCGAACAGTTGAGTTCAAAGTCAGCTGTTGGTCGACCTGTTAGTTCTGCTTATCAAAATGCttcatcaaaatcaaaatcagaaAACCAGAACATTCACACAAGTTCTTTTACAGAAAACAATGAAGCAGTTTCAGCTAAGACTTCGATAATGTACGATTCAAGGCTTCAAACTGCAGCATCAGAGTGTGGCACTGAGATATCTATCACCTCCACTCTTGATTCACCAGACAGATCTGACATGGAAGGTGGGGAAATTGTTCTCGAGATCAGCACTTTGGAGAATAAGAATTATGGCATTGTTGAGGAGAATGCTCTTGAACTGCCCAGTTTGAGTGGTAATGGTAGACCTGAGGATGGAGATGACAATGTGGCAAATTCAAATGTTTCCATCAACTTAACACAGTCTGGTCACAAGTCGACTGAGCCAACTTCATCAAGTGCGATGACTCATCAGGAAGTTACAACAGAACAAGGTAGATCACTTGAAGGAACTCCAGTAAACTATGAATCAGCAGCTGATGCACATGGAACCCCATCTAGTGATATCTCTGTAAATgccagaaagaaaaaaaaggatgATAACATGTCTACTTATAGGCAAAGGTTACAATTGGTTGGAAAAAATCTATCATCTAGTCCAAATAATGGTTCAGGCGTACAAATTAGTGTAGAAAATTTAGTGAAGgatccaaaaattccaaaaaggcGTAACTCTTTTGGGATGGCAAAGACTGATCATGTTGAACAAGAACCTAGGCTTAGTAGTAGCAATTCGCTTCCAAGTTATATGCAAGCCACTGCATCTGCAAGGGCTAAAGCATATGTCAGTACATCTCAGAAGTCCAGCCCTGATCAGCAAGATAATCATCCTAAAAAGCGACATTCCTTGCCTGTTGAAAATGGAAAGCAGAGTTCATCCCCACGCATGCAAAGATCGGCATCACAAGCCCAGCCGAATGGCAAGGCCAACGGCGTTCATTCTCCACATACTTCTGCAGGTAAGCTGCTACTTCTATGAACACTGGTGTTGACACTGCAGATCCTAATGCATATTCTTCTTAAGTGCCAATGCATTTGGTTTCCTCCTAAAATATCAGTAAATTTTGTCATATTTGCAGTAAGCAGACCTTCTTGATGAAGACCACATTTATATCATTTATATAACCTTGACTGAACTACTCGTTGGATCAGAAAAACCAAAAATAGAACCTCTCCAATTCGAATTTAGTTCATGATTCAACCACGTGAAAAAAGTCAAAAAATAATCTGGCCGAGGTTTTCATAGAACACTAAGAACTGGTTAGTTTTTAGAAAACTAGGTTAATTTTATTCTATGGCTTCAAATGTCAAATTTGCTGAATGACATAAttgagttaggaaaattattatCATCAGTTTTTAACATATAATAAATACATCCAAAGCAACTTacaaaactttaacttaaattTAGTTGCAAGTTGGTATATGTATAATTTTTATCTTGAATGATTGTGAGAAATATGCAACTAGGGATATTATATCTGGGATGGTCTAACCGATTAGCTTGTTTGAGGTGACATCTGAGACAATCTACAATTTGGGCTGGTTCAACCAGTGAATTGTTGTCCTGATCTCGGCCAGTCTTATTTCCAGTCCAATTCTTATGGCTGTTCACCAAATCCTCTTCTTGAACACACTTTTATTTTCTGACATGACAAAGTTGTATATTTTTCAGAGAGAAGATGGCAAAGATGATAAACACAATGAGAGAGACTTGATCAAGATGCAGCCCTGGAACTTTGGCTTTGCCAATTAAATGTCTATTCAAGTGTTTTATGATATTATGATCATCCCATATTGCGTAGAATAAGGAGCTTCTACCAGAGAGTTCGTATAATATATCTCAAAGTTGTGTGTTTTGATAATATTATTGGTGTGTTGTGTAAGGATGGAGGATGTTGAGATTTGTTATATTGTAAGTTTTacgaatttatttttattttaatctgaTATGCAAGCTTTTGGAATTTATTCCATTTGAAGTTGCTTATTTATTTTGTTTGCAATTTAGAACCCTGATCATTCGTTAGGTTAGCGGAGTTGCTattttatcttccttttttttcaatGAACTGTAAACATTTCTGTTCTATTTCTAAATTTAGAATTTAGTatgtattaaattattatttctaaatcattttagctatttcatttttattttatttcattatttaAGGAATATGTGCACGATAGACAGAGTTAGATGAAAAAAGAATCCATGGTAATTTCCACACAAATTGTTTCACCAAATATTAATATCCAAATCCAACAAACAATTTCGCTGCCAATTGTGCTTCCTCTGGTGTGAGCAAATCCGGCTTAGAAGCAATTCCATAAAATCACAGAGAGAATGGTTTTGAATAAACATCGAACATTTCGTTGGAAGTGAGTTGTGGCTCCTGCAAATTTGACATGAAAATGATCAACTTTAGGGATTCTTATCTGATGAATGAATATGGCAAGAACAGGAAGAAATGGACCTCCTTCATGGAAGAACAAAGTTAAGAAACTGAACAAAACTTGGATACACATCTCCTTTATCAGAAGATCAGGCTATAAACGTGAATAAAACTTAGGTGTGGACCCATTCACGGAGCTTCGGTGAAGGGTCTGCACTATTAACAACATTTGcatcaaatttaaagaaatgctaactatagGT
Coding sequences:
- the LOC122047719 gene encoding protein IQ-DOMAIN 32-like — protein: MGKPASSCLKIMGCGGGGADAVDNGDLLPEEAQATTSSDNRRWSFRRRSSKHRVLSNTVISEPISVCSSKESQELPTANLQSPFPEVVQEQEKPIKTSLLPSEISNTEAPLSLSSGSISPVGPALSESIAIIFQAVIRGNLAREEVHKLKCIVKLQAIVRGYLVRRQAIGTLQCIQAIIRMQTLVRARHTRQLFGKSRPNDTRKFLGKGDSFNKPGRSAINKLLTNGLAHQLLETTPRKKTIHIKCDPSESDSVWKWLKRWTAIASSANQQPVKSFGIGHQVLEGKTNVAEGIPKKAFSNAALSVLSEPVLPPTKLMMADDDEQYLMIGDADGLQCQTSVNSQSNSFNFGEADKLQPGNDILDTTVQDYAKPKVVNDERLDCIDDTKQAQPNKNSGLTGEKSPVRKDCFNHDTEKASSEMLEDGGKKIAVSSRKQCNPAFVAAQSKLEQLSSKSAVGRPVSSAYQNASSKSKSENQNIHTSSFTENNEAVSAKTSIMYDSRLQTAASECGTEISITSTLDSPDRSDMEGGEIVLEISTLENKNYGIVEENALELPSLSGNGRPEDGDDNVANSNVSINLTQSGHKSTEPTSSSAMTHQEVTTEQGRSLEGTPVNYESAADAHGTPSSDISVNARKKKKDDNMSTYRQRLQLVGKNLSSSPNNGSGVQISVENLVKDPKIPKRRNSFGMAKTDHVEQEPRLSSSNSLPSYMQATASARAKAYVSTSQKSSPDQQDNHPKKRHSLPVENGKQSSSPRMQRSASQAQPNGKANGVHSPHTSAERRWQR